In one Aeromicrobium wangtongii genomic region, the following are encoded:
- a CDS encoding peptide chain release factor 3, whose translation MPDKRPRRTFAVISHPDAGKSTLTEALALHARVITEAGAVHGKGDRRATVSDWMAMEKARGISITSAALQFVYRDHVVNLVDTPGHSDFSEDTYRVLSAVDSAVMLVDAGKGLEPQTLKLFKVCALRGIPVITVINKWDRPGLSPLALMDEIERQIKLRPTPLTWPVGEAGDFRGVLDRRTGEFVKYTRTAGGATRAPERRMSADEVEDVDAEAWSAARDEHELLTLDEADHDQERFLAGETTPVMFASALQNFGVAQLLDLLLDLAPAPSATPGVDGTVRRVEDDFSAFVFKVQSGMNSSHRDRMAYARVVSGTFERGMIVTHASTGRPFATKYAQSLFGRETSAVEEASPGDIIGFVNAQALRVGDTVHLGDKIEYPPVPSFAPEHFMTATARDIGRYKQFRRGIEQLDQEGVVQVLRSDLRGDQSPVLAAVGPLQFEVVEERMTNEFNSPIRLTRLDYQVARRTDAEGAQELRGFRGCEVLQRTDGTYLALFIDKWRANNAAREHPDVLLEELPAGGN comes from the coding sequence GTGCCCGACAAACGCCCGCGCCGTACCTTCGCAGTCATCAGCCACCCCGACGCCGGCAAGTCGACGTTGACGGAGGCCCTCGCGCTGCACGCGCGGGTCATCACCGAGGCCGGCGCCGTGCACGGCAAGGGCGACCGTCGCGCCACCGTCTCGGACTGGATGGCGATGGAGAAGGCCCGCGGCATCTCGATCACGTCCGCGGCGCTGCAGTTCGTCTACCGCGACCACGTGGTCAACCTGGTCGACACCCCCGGTCACAGCGACTTCTCCGAGGACACCTACCGCGTCCTGTCGGCGGTCGACTCGGCCGTGATGCTGGTCGACGCCGGCAAGGGCCTCGAGCCGCAGACGCTCAAGCTGTTCAAGGTGTGCGCGCTGCGCGGCATCCCGGTCATCACCGTGATCAACAAGTGGGACCGGCCGGGCCTGTCACCGCTGGCCCTGATGGACGAGATCGAGCGGCAGATCAAGCTGCGCCCCACCCCGCTGACCTGGCCTGTCGGCGAGGCCGGCGACTTCCGCGGCGTCCTTGATCGCCGCACGGGCGAGTTCGTGAAGTACACGCGCACCGCCGGCGGAGCCACCCGCGCGCCGGAGCGCCGGATGTCGGCCGACGAGGTCGAGGACGTCGACGCCGAGGCGTGGTCCGCCGCGAGGGACGAGCACGAGCTGCTCACCCTCGACGAGGCCGACCACGACCAGGAGCGGTTCCTCGCCGGCGAGACGACACCGGTCATGTTCGCCTCGGCGCTGCAGAACTTCGGCGTGGCCCAGCTGCTGGACCTGCTGCTCGACCTGGCGCCCGCACCCAGCGCGACGCCGGGCGTGGACGGCACGGTCCGCCGGGTCGAGGACGACTTCAGCGCGTTCGTCTTCAAGGTGCAGTCGGGCATGAACAGCTCCCACCGGGACCGCATGGCCTACGCCCGGGTGGTGTCGGGAACCTTCGAGCGCGGCATGATCGTCACCCACGCCTCGACGGGCCGCCCCTTCGCCACGAAGTACGCCCAGTCGCTGTTCGGCCGCGAGACCAGCGCGGTCGAGGAGGCCTCCCCCGGCGACATCATCGGTTTCGTCAACGCGCAGGCGCTGCGGGTCGGCGACACGGTGCACCTCGGCGACAAGATCGAGTACCCGCCGGTGCCCAGCTTCGCCCCGGAGCACTTCATGACCGCGACCGCCCGCGACATCGGCCGGTACAAGCAGTTCCGTCGCGGCATCGAGCAGCTCGACCAGGAAGGCGTCGTCCAGGTCCTGCGCTCGGACCTGCGCGGTGACCAGAGCCCCGTGCTCGCCGCAGTCGGCCCGCTGCAGTTCGAGGTCGTCGAGGAGCGGATGACCAACGAGTTCAACTCGCCGATCCGCCTCACCCGCCTGGACTACCAGGTGGCCCGGCGCACCGACGCCGAAGGCGCGCAGGAGCTGCGTGGCTTCCGCGGCTGCGAGGTCCTGCAGCGCACGGACGGCACCTACCTGGCGCTGTTCATCGACAAGTGGCGGGCCAACAACGCCGCTCGCGAACACCCCGACGTCCTGCTCGAAGAGCTTCCCGCCGGCGGCAACTGA
- a CDS encoding 5'-3' exonuclease, with protein MAASEDRPRKLLLVVDAPSLLHRNHHARAHTRMTDRAGRPVWALHGMVCQILEAIDGFAPDAVIFGLDDRTASLRRDFYPDYKAGRAEKDPALVDQLERAGALLDALGLATLTPPGLEADDVSASAATWARSHGWDCVIVTSDRDAFAHISDHTRVLRLINGGLSGSPLLTPARLVAMYGVAAEHYLDFAALRGDASDNLPGVTGIGEKTAAQLLTQAGPMRSVWADIDRNEGRVVAATLDSWATETGSRRMGATVVRRLTAPGARERYDFNVRIMSGRDDLDLGLTPDVPGTPGLLPLDPHRIHTVVGYLGVEATTSLAIRVLSTDPASAALHADR; from the coding sequence ATGGCTGCCTCCGAAGACCGTCCCCGCAAGCTGCTGCTGGTGGTGGACGCACCCTCCCTGCTGCACCGCAACCACCACGCGCGGGCGCACACCCGGATGACCGATCGGGCGGGACGCCCCGTCTGGGCGCTGCACGGCATGGTGTGCCAGATCCTCGAGGCCATCGACGGGTTCGCGCCCGACGCCGTCATCTTCGGGCTCGACGACCGCACCGCGTCGCTGCGCCGGGACTTCTATCCCGACTACAAGGCGGGGCGGGCCGAGAAGGACCCGGCCCTCGTCGACCAGCTGGAGCGGGCAGGGGCCCTGCTCGACGCCCTGGGCCTCGCCACCCTCACTCCCCCGGGACTCGAGGCCGACGACGTCAGCGCCTCGGCCGCCACCTGGGCGCGGTCCCACGGCTGGGACTGCGTCATCGTCACCTCCGACCGAGACGCGTTCGCGCACATCAGCGACCACACCCGGGTGCTGCGCCTGATCAACGGCGGGCTCAGCGGGTCTCCCCTGCTCACCCCGGCGCGACTCGTCGCGATGTACGGCGTCGCCGCCGAGCACTACCTCGACTTCGCCGCCCTGCGCGGGGACGCCAGCGACAACCTGCCCGGCGTCACCGGCATCGGGGAGAAGACCGCTGCCCAGCTGCTGACCCAGGCCGGGCCGATGCGCAGCGTCTGGGCGGACATCGACCGGAACGAGGGACGCGTCGTCGCGGCGACCCTGGACTCCTGGGCGACGGAGACGGGCTCGCGCCGGATGGGCGCCACCGTCGTCCGCCGACTCACTGCCCCCGGCGCCCGTGAGCGGTACGACTTCAACGTGCGGATCATGTCCGGCCGCGATGACCTGGACCTCGGGCTGACTCCCGACGTTCCCGGCACCCCCGGGTTGCTCCCGCTGGACCCCCACCGCATCCACACGGTCGTGGGCTATCTGGGCGTCGAGGCGACCACGTCGCTGGCGATCCGGGTGCTCAGCACGGACCCGGCCTCCGCGGCATTGCACGCAGACCGGTAA
- a CDS encoding ribonucleoside-diphosphate reductase subunit alpha, translated as MTITVIKRDGTRAPYDGYEIARSIEEASAGLDDQVARVTQLQAELEITLFDGITSEQLDEAVIQVALQNVKDDPAFDTIASRLLVKTLYKKIFGEGVSRDEVHAFHGPAFVASVLRGVELGLLDPRLTELFDLEVLGAALDPDRDDLIRYIGAQTMRTRYMICEPDGTPLEVPQFFWMRVAMGLSLGEDDPTAAAVAFYDKMSRLEYLAAGSTLVNAGTSYSQLSNCFVMQMEDDIEHIAKSVRDVMWLTKGTGGIGMSVSRLRAEGSPIRSNNTASTGPIPFMHTIDSTLRAISRGGKKFGALCFYMENWHLDFAQFLDLRANSGDPYRRTRTANTAVWISDEFMKRVQDDRDWYLFDPLDVPDLVELYGAAFSARYAEYVAMADAGRLRHKKMRAREQFRAILVSLQASSHPWLTWKDTINTRALNHNTGTIHLSNLCTEITLPQDRDNVAVCNLASINLSRHVTGRRQQARVDWKRLAESTRLAVRQLDNLIDITISSVPESEHSNELNRALGLGVMGFTDVVERFGYSYESEQSYDLIDQVMEFISWHAIDVSADLARERGAYPNFEGSRWSQGMVPIDSLDLLEADRGVPVDVDRTTRLDWDALRGKVSAGIRNSTLMAIAPTASIGLVAGTTPGLDPQFSQIFSRATSSGKFLEVNRNLVEDLRALGLWESVREDLLRHQGDLSKVEGVPAELQEIYRTSFQLSPYAFVNVAARAQKWIDQAISRNIYLQSRDVGEMVELYAKAWEMGVKTTYYLHMMPRHTAEQSTVKVNKAAQQTPAGGAPRRGFGAVAAPVAELEVVDGAACPVDPQERLNCESCQ; from the coding sequence ATGACCATCACTGTCATCAAGCGCGACGGTACGCGCGCACCGTACGACGGCTACGAGATCGCCAGGTCCATCGAAGAGGCCAGCGCCGGGCTCGACGACCAGGTCGCCCGCGTCACGCAGCTGCAGGCCGAGCTCGAGATCACGCTGTTCGACGGCATCACCAGCGAACAGCTCGACGAAGCGGTGATCCAGGTTGCTCTGCAGAACGTCAAGGACGACCCGGCGTTCGACACGATCGCGTCGCGCCTGCTGGTCAAGACGCTGTACAAGAAGATCTTCGGCGAGGGCGTGAGCCGCGACGAGGTCCACGCCTTCCACGGCCCGGCCTTCGTCGCCTCGGTCCTGCGCGGTGTCGAGCTGGGCCTGCTCGACCCGCGCCTGACCGAGCTGTTCGATCTCGAGGTGCTGGGCGCCGCGCTCGACCCCGATCGCGACGATCTCATCCGCTACATCGGCGCACAGACGATGCGCACCCGCTACATGATCTGCGAGCCCGACGGCACGCCGCTGGAGGTGCCGCAGTTCTTCTGGATGCGCGTCGCGATGGGCCTGTCGCTGGGCGAGGACGATCCCACCGCCGCAGCCGTCGCGTTCTACGACAAGATGTCGCGCCTGGAGTACCTCGCGGCCGGCTCGACGCTGGTCAACGCCGGGACGTCCTACAGCCAGCTCTCCAACTGCTTCGTGATGCAGATGGAGGACGACATCGAGCACATCGCCAAGAGTGTGCGCGACGTCATGTGGCTGACCAAGGGCACGGGCGGCATCGGCATGTCGGTGTCCAGGCTGCGCGCCGAGGGCTCGCCCATCCGCAGCAACAACACCGCGTCCACCGGGCCCATCCCGTTCATGCACACGATCGACTCCACGCTGCGTGCCATCAGCCGCGGCGGCAAGAAGTTCGGCGCCCTGTGCTTCTACATGGAGAACTGGCACCTCGACTTCGCCCAGTTCCTCGACCTGCGCGCCAACTCCGGCGACCCGTACCGCCGCACCCGTACCGCCAACACCGCCGTGTGGATCAGCGATGAGTTCATGAAGCGGGTGCAGGACGACCGGGACTGGTACCTGTTCGACCCGCTCGACGTGCCTGACCTCGTCGAGCTGTACGGCGCGGCCTTCTCTGCGCGTTATGCCGAGTACGTCGCGATGGCCGATGCGGGGCGGCTGCGGCACAAGAAGATGCGCGCCCGCGAGCAGTTCCGAGCGATCCTGGTGTCGCTGCAGGCCAGCTCGCACCCGTGGCTGACGTGGAAGGACACCATCAACACCCGGGCGCTGAATCACAACACGGGCACGATCCACCTGTCGAACCTGTGCACCGAGATCACGCTGCCGCAGGATCGGGACAATGTCGCCGTCTGCAACCTCGCCTCGATCAACCTGTCCCGTCACGTCACCGGGCGCCGCCAGCAGGCCCGCGTCGACTGGAAGCGGCTGGCCGAGTCGACCCGCCTGGCCGTGCGTCAGCTCGACAACCTCATCGACATCACGATCTCGTCGGTGCCCGAGTCCGAGCACTCCAACGAGCTCAACCGCGCCCTCGGCCTCGGCGTCATGGGCTTCACCGACGTCGTCGAGCGTTTCGGGTACTCCTACGAGTCCGAGCAGTCGTACGACCTGATCGACCAGGTCATGGAGTTCATCAGCTGGCACGCCATCGACGTGTCGGCCGATCTGGCCCGCGAGCGCGGCGCCTACCCGAACTTCGAGGGATCGCGCTGGAGCCAGGGCATGGTGCCGATCGACTCCCTCGACCTGCTGGAGGCCGACCGCGGCGTGCCCGTCGACGTCGACCGCACGACGCGCCTGGACTGGGACGCCCTGCGCGGCAAGGTGTCGGCTGGCATCCGCAACTCCACCCTCATGGCGATCGCGCCGACGGCGTCCATCGGGCTGGTCGCCGGGACGACGCCGGGCCTGGACCCCCAGTTCAGCCAGATCTTCAGCCGGGCGACCAGTTCGGGCAAGTTCTTGGAGGTCAACCGGAACCTGGTCGAGGATCTGCGGGCCCTCGGTCTGTGGGAGAGCGTCCGTGAGGATCTGCTGCGACACCAGGGGGACCTGTCGAAGGTCGAGGGGGTGCCGGCCGAGCTGCAGGAGATCTACCGCACGAGCTTCCAGCTCTCGCCGTACGCATTCGTCAACGTCGCGGCCCGTGCGCAGAAGTGGATCGACCAGGCCATCAGCCGCAATATCTACCTGCAGAGCCGGGACGTGGGGGAGATGGTCGAGCTCTACGCCAAGGCGTGGGAGATGGGCGTCAAGACCACGTACTACCTGCACATGATGCCGCGGCACACCGCCGAGCAGAGCACCGTCAAGGTCAACAAGGCTGCGCAGCAGACGCCAGCCGGGGGAGCGCCGCGTCGCGGGTTCGGGGCGGTCGCCGCCCCCGTGGCCGAGCTCGAGGTCGTGGACGGTGCCGCCTGCCCGGTCGACCCGCAGGAGCGACTGAACTGCGAGTCGTGCCAGTGA
- a CDS encoding HNH endonuclease signature motif containing protein, translating into MILDQLSSVRDDLAALEPWALTGGEVREVAVAVVKARTCLDAALSRLAGCADDMGLAKDDGATSTTVWLAGATGISKGEAAKLVGLARVSGVQASQAAWAAGDLSTDQAAVIMKAIDSLPDWCGDEERADAEAHLIRLAGEYGLDDLKRLANRVLEVIDPDGADEHLGEQLRKQEQKAWDATRMSVKDRGDGTTRGSFIIPQADADTLRAALEGIIAPRRTAANAEHHGMGAQDWLALGRDQKLGHAFTELITHLPTGALPQSGGLAATVAVTVDVDDLRTGQGVAENTSGTHMSARKAQRLACNAHLVALYLENGTRVIDHGMTKRLYDRHQRLALAVRDKGCVFPDCDRPPAWCEAHHLSFWSEGGPTDLNNAALLCHFHHFLVHEGEWEARMGADGIPEIIPPPRIDPEQRPRRHARFTKQEPRAA; encoded by the coding sequence ATGATCCTCGATCAACTGTCATCGGTCAGAGATGATCTGGCTGCGCTCGAGCCCTGGGCGTTGACCGGCGGCGAGGTTCGTGAGGTCGCCGTCGCGGTGGTGAAGGCGCGGACGTGCCTGGATGCGGCGTTGTCGCGGTTGGCGGGTTGCGCGGACGACATGGGGTTGGCCAAGGATGACGGCGCGACGTCGACGACGGTGTGGTTGGCGGGTGCGACGGGGATCAGCAAGGGCGAAGCCGCCAAGCTCGTCGGTCTCGCGCGGGTGAGCGGGGTCCAGGCCAGCCAGGCGGCCTGGGCAGCCGGTGACCTGTCCACGGATCAGGCGGCGGTGATCATGAAGGCCATCGACAGCTTGCCGGACTGGTGTGGTGACGAAGAGCGCGCGGATGCGGAGGCGCATCTGATCCGCCTGGCCGGCGAATACGGCCTGGACGACCTGAAGCGACTCGCGAACCGCGTCTTGGAGGTCATCGACCCAGACGGCGCGGACGAGCACCTCGGGGAGCAGTTGCGCAAGCAGGAGCAGAAGGCCTGGGACGCCACCCGCATGTCGGTCAAGGACCGCGGTGACGGCACCACCAGGGGGTCGTTCATCATCCCGCAGGCCGATGCGGACACGCTGCGCGCTGCGCTGGAGGGGATCATCGCCCCGCGCCGGACGGCGGCCAACGCCGAGCACCACGGCATGGGTGCGCAGGACTGGTTGGCGCTGGGTCGTGACCAGAAGCTCGGGCACGCGTTCACCGAGCTCATCACCCATTTACCGACCGGCGCGCTCCCTCAGTCTGGCGGCCTGGCCGCCACCGTCGCGGTCACCGTGGACGTGGACGACCTCCGCACCGGGCAGGGCGTCGCCGAGAACACCTCCGGCACCCACATGTCAGCCAGGAAGGCGCAGCGGCTGGCGTGCAACGCGCACCTCGTCGCGCTGTATCTGGAGAACGGAACCCGGGTCATCGACCACGGCATGACCAAGCGCCTCTACGACCGCCACCAGCGCCTCGCCCTGGCCGTCCGGGACAAGGGATGTGTGTTCCCCGACTGCGACCGGCCACCAGCCTGGTGCGAGGCGCACCACCTGAGCTTCTGGTCAGAAGGCGGACCCACAGACCTGAACAACGCAGCGTTGCTGTGCCACTTCCACCACTTCCTGGTCCACGAGGGCGAGTGGGAAGCGCGCATGGGTGCCGACGGGATCCCCGAGATCATCCCGCCACCCCGCATCGACCCAGAGCAGAGACCCAGGCGCCACGCCAGGTTCACCAAGCAGGAACCCCGCGCCGCCTGA
- a CDS encoding acetyl-CoA hydrolase/transferase family protein, which translates to MSDRITCPVLRARITSAQAAAALINDGDNVGISGFTGAGYPKAVPAALHDAMVDAHGRGEQFRIGLWSGASTAPDADGVLAEAHGVSTRLPYNSDPTMRSLINLGEVDYVDAHLSHSAQHMWFGFYGNLDVAVVEVTAVLPGGLLVPSSSVGNNKTWLDQADRIILEVNSWQPRGLEGFHDIYYGTALPPHRRPIELTDPMQRIGEPYLRIDPEKVVAIVETDRPDRNAPFSPPDENSAAIAEHVVDFLRHEVAAGRMPPELLPLQSGVGNVANAVLAGLGDSEFTDLVAFTEVIQDGMLDLLDNGTLRAASSTSFGLSDVGARRFIDNIDTYKGRILLRSEEISNHPELVRRLGIIAMNGLLEADIYGNVNSTHVMGSAIMNGIGGSGDFARNAFLNFFLTPSTAKDGAISAIVPMVSHVDHTEHDVHVIVTEHGIADLRGLSPRARAERIIERCAHPTFRPALLDYTQRAWTERPRARHTPHLMGEALSWHQRYLETGSM; encoded by the coding sequence ATGTCAGACCGCATCACGTGCCCCGTCCTGCGAGCCCGCATCACGTCCGCGCAGGCAGCCGCCGCGCTGATCAATGACGGCGACAACGTCGGCATCAGCGGATTCACCGGAGCGGGCTACCCCAAGGCGGTTCCGGCCGCGCTGCACGACGCGATGGTGGATGCGCACGGCCGTGGCGAGCAGTTCCGCATCGGACTGTGGTCGGGTGCCTCGACCGCGCCCGACGCCGACGGTGTCCTCGCCGAGGCCCACGGGGTCTCGACCCGGCTGCCCTACAACTCCGACCCGACGATGCGCTCGTTGATCAACCTCGGCGAGGTCGACTACGTCGATGCCCACCTGAGCCACTCCGCGCAGCACATGTGGTTCGGGTTCTACGGCAACCTGGACGTCGCGGTGGTCGAGGTGACGGCCGTGCTGCCCGGCGGACTCCTCGTGCCGAGCAGCTCGGTCGGCAACAACAAGACCTGGCTCGACCAGGCCGACCGGATCATCCTGGAGGTCAACAGCTGGCAGCCGCGCGGGCTGGAGGGCTTCCACGACATCTACTACGGGACGGCGCTTCCTCCGCACCGCCGCCCGATCGAGCTGACCGATCCGATGCAGCGCATCGGCGAGCCGTACCTGCGCATCGACCCGGAGAAGGTCGTGGCGATCGTCGAGACCGACCGCCCGGACCGGAACGCGCCCTTCAGCCCGCCGGATGAGAACTCGGCCGCGATCGCCGAGCACGTCGTGGACTTCCTGCGGCACGAGGTCGCCGCCGGCCGGATGCCGCCTGAGCTCCTGCCGCTGCAGTCCGGCGTGGGCAATGTGGCCAATGCCGTCCTCGCCGGTCTCGGCGACAGCGAGTTCACCGACCTGGTGGCCTTCACCGAGGTCATCCAGGACGGAATGCTCGATCTGCTCGACAACGGCACGTTGCGGGCCGCGTCCTCGACGTCCTTCGGCCTGTCCGATGTCGGCGCGCGCCGGTTCATCGACAACATCGACACCTACAAGGGCCGGATCCTGCTGCGCAGCGAGGAGATCTCCAACCATCCCGAGCTGGTGCGGCGCCTCGGCATCATCGCCATGAACGGACTGCTCGAGGCCGACATCTACGGCAACGTCAACTCCACCCACGTGATGGGCAGCGCCATCATGAACGGGATCGGCGGCAGCGGCGACTTCGCCCGCAACGCGTTCTTGAACTTCTTCCTGACGCCCTCGACCGCCAAGGACGGGGCCATCTCGGCGATCGTGCCGATGGTCAGCCATGTCGACCACACCGAGCACGACGTCCACGTCATCGTCACCGAGCACGGCATCGCCGACCTGCGCGGCCTCTCGCCGCGCGCCCGCGCCGAGCGCATCATCGAGCGCTGCGCGCACCCGACGTTCCGGCCCGCCCTGCTGGACTACACGCAGAGGGCCTGGACCGAGCGCCCGCGCGCCCGTCACACGCCCCACCTGATGGGCGAGGCACTGAGCTGGCACCAGCGATACCTGGAGACCGGCAGCATGTGA
- a CDS encoding ribonucleotide-diphosphate reductase subunit beta — MSGGILGTGIQEGLLLKPVTYQWAMDLYDQAVANTWFPNEIQLGEDLADFERMSEEERHALTFLMSYFNPNELLVNKALAFGVYPYVNAAECHLYLAKQMWEEANHCMSFEYVLETFPIDRAAAYDSHVSVPSMAAKEEFEIHYIRRMTEQTLDISTTEGKQDFVRNLVAYNVILEGIWFYSGFMVALSFRQRNLLRNFGSLIDWIVRDESLHLKFGINLILTVLEENPDVATQEFAAEIQQMILHAVSMEEAYNRDLLPGGILGLNADYINQYVRYLADRRLEELGFEPHYNAANPAKWMATANDTLQLVNFFESTNTSYEVNAKQG, encoded by the coding sequence GTGAGCGGGGGCATCCTGGGCACCGGCATCCAGGAGGGGCTGCTGCTCAAGCCCGTCACCTACCAGTGGGCCATGGACCTGTACGACCAGGCCGTCGCCAACACCTGGTTCCCGAACGAGATCCAGCTCGGCGAGGACCTGGCCGACTTCGAGCGCATGAGCGAGGAGGAACGTCACGCGCTGACGTTCCTGATGAGCTACTTCAACCCGAATGAGCTGCTGGTCAACAAGGCGCTGGCCTTCGGCGTGTACCCGTACGTCAACGCCGCCGAGTGCCACCTGTACCTGGCCAAGCAGATGTGGGAGGAGGCCAATCACTGCATGAGCTTCGAGTACGTGCTCGAGACGTTCCCGATCGACCGTGCGGCGGCCTACGACTCCCACGTGTCGGTGCCCTCGATGGCGGCCAAGGAGGAGTTCGAGATCCACTACATCCGGCGGATGACCGAGCAGACCCTCGACATCTCCACGACCGAGGGCAAGCAGGACTTCGTGCGCAACCTCGTGGCGTACAACGTCATCCTGGAGGGCATCTGGTTCTACTCAGGATTCATGGTGGCGCTGAGCTTTCGGCAGCGGAACCTGCTGCGCAACTTCGGCTCGCTGATCGACTGGATCGTGCGCGACGAGAGCCTCCACCTCAAGTTCGGCATCAACCTGATCCTGACGGTGCTGGAGGAGAACCCGGACGTCGCGACCCAGGAGTTCGCCGCCGAGATCCAGCAGATGATCCTGCACGCCGTGTCGATGGAAGAGGCCTACAACCGGGACCTTCTGCCCGGCGGGATCCTGGGCCTCAACGCGGACTACATCAACCAGTACGTGCGCTACCTGGCCGATCGTCGGCTGGAGGAGCTCGGCTTCGAACCGCACTACAACGCGGCGAATCCGGCCAAGTGGATGGCCACGGCCAACGACACCCTGCAGCTGGTCAACTTCTTCGAGTCGACCAACACGTCGTACGAGGTGAATGCCAAGCAGGGCTGA